The Micromonospora krabiensis genome window below encodes:
- a CDS encoding FAD-dependent oxidoreductase, with translation MALSRVVGRLLGVRPRVVDPGGGGADRVPHPVRAVVVGGGIAGMSAAVVLAERGVDVTVLEAAPTLGGRLAAWPESLADGVQQVEHGFHAFFRQYYNWRAILRRIDPDLGFLRPVPGYPVLSARWPAEEFGDLPAAPPLNLLTLLLRSPSLRLRDLRGMDRDAALPLLSYDPVRTYAALDDTTADDLLDSLRLPDRARAMLFEVFSHSFFNHEAEMSAAEMVAQFHFYLLGNGEGLAFDAPDEDHGTAIWGPLARHVERHGGRVTTGATATALHRRDDGWRVRTADGGEHDARHVVLALDPPALAALVGASPDLAEHAPRLAARMPEFGRPGPPYAVARYWFDGDVRPDRAVFSGVSRQPTLDSVTLYHRLEREPRRWAERAGGSVIELHAYACEPGVSAAELAERMRAELATLWPESAALTVRELRARVAAQAPAFTPGSHAWRPGVPTDADGLWLAGDGIATDFPSALMERAAATGIIAANHVLRTCGGAAEPVRSIRPRGLLARRR, from the coding sequence ATGGCACTGTCGCGAGTGGTCGGCCGGCTCCTCGGCGTACGCCCACGGGTGGTGGACCCCGGCGGCGGTGGCGCCGACCGGGTGCCGCACCCGGTCCGGGCGGTGGTGGTGGGCGGCGGCATCGCCGGCATGTCCGCGGCGGTGGTGCTCGCCGAGCGCGGCGTGGACGTCACCGTGCTGGAGGCCGCGCCGACGCTGGGCGGCCGGCTGGCGGCCTGGCCGGAGTCGCTGGCCGACGGTGTGCAGCAGGTGGAGCACGGCTTCCACGCGTTCTTCCGGCAGTACTACAACTGGCGGGCGATCCTCCGCCGGATCGACCCCGATCTCGGTTTCCTGCGGCCGGTGCCGGGCTACCCGGTGCTGTCCGCCCGCTGGCCGGCGGAGGAGTTCGGCGACCTGCCGGCCGCGCCGCCGCTGAACCTGCTCACGCTGCTGCTGCGCAGCCCGAGCCTGCGCCTGCGCGACCTGCGCGGCATGGACCGCGACGCCGCGCTGCCGCTGCTCAGCTACGACCCGGTGCGCACGTACGCCGCCCTGGACGACACCACCGCCGACGACCTGCTCGACTCGTTGCGCCTGCCGGACCGGGCGCGGGCGATGCTCTTCGAGGTCTTCTCGCACTCGTTCTTCAACCACGAGGCGGAGATGTCGGCCGCCGAGATGGTCGCCCAGTTCCACTTCTACCTGCTCGGCAACGGCGAGGGGCTGGCCTTCGACGCGCCCGACGAGGACCACGGGACGGCCATCTGGGGGCCGCTGGCCCGACACGTCGAGCGGCACGGCGGGCGGGTGACGACGGGCGCGACGGCCACCGCGCTGCACCGCCGCGACGACGGTTGGCGGGTGCGCACCGCCGACGGGGGCGAGCACGATGCCCGACACGTCGTGCTCGCACTCGATCCGCCGGCGCTCGCCGCCCTGGTCGGCGCCTCGCCCGACCTGGCGGAGCACGCGCCCCGGCTGGCGGCGCGGATGCCCGAGTTCGGTCGGCCCGGCCCGCCGTACGCGGTGGCCCGCTACTGGTTCGACGGCGACGTACGCCCCGACCGGGCCGTCTTCAGCGGGGTGTCCCGGCAACCCACCCTCGACTCGGTGACGCTCTACCACCGGCTGGAACGCGAACCCCGCCGCTGGGCGGAGCGCGCCGGCGGCAGCGTGATCGAGCTGCACGCGTACGCCTGCGAGCCGGGCGTGTCCGCGGCGGAGCTGGCCGAGCGGATGCGCGCGGAGCTGGCGACGCTGTGGCCGGAGTCGGCCGCCCTGACGGTCCGTGAGCTGCGGGCCCGGGTGGCGGCGCAGGCGCCCGCCTTCACACCCGGCAGTCACGCCTGGCGGCCCGGCGTACCCACCGACGCCGACGGCCTCTGGCTGGCCGGCGACGGCATCGCCACGGACTTCCCCAGCGCGTTGATGGAACGCGCGGCGGCGACCGGCATCATCGCGGCCAACCACGTCCTCCGCACGTGCGGCGGGGCGGCCGAGCCGGTCCGTTCGATCCGGCCGCGCGGCCTCCTGGCGAGGCGACGCTGA
- a CDS encoding BMP family ABC transporter substrate-binding protein produces MLGGGVGRRARDARRTRRGDAVVRWLRTRPLWWPVAAAALVAAVVVGWALWPEDEPEPRQREYRAETACLLTGAQGVTAPEARPVWAGMQEASLATRVKVQFLEVDGPQTAENAETFLASLVQGRCDVMLLVGEAPVDAVAATAARFPAARFVAFGAASPGPNVSVVDATDPAAVQREARDRVSALASAKD; encoded by the coding sequence GTGCTTGGTGGTGGGGTGGGCCGGCGGGCCCGGGACGCGCGACGGACCCGGCGGGGCGACGCGGTGGTTCGCTGGCTGCGGACCCGACCGCTGTGGTGGCCGGTGGCCGCCGCGGCCCTCGTGGCGGCGGTCGTGGTGGGCTGGGCGCTGTGGCCCGAGGACGAGCCTGAACCGCGTCAGCGGGAGTACCGGGCGGAGACGGCCTGCCTGCTCACCGGCGCGCAGGGCGTCACCGCGCCCGAGGCGCGCCCGGTCTGGGCCGGCATGCAGGAGGCGTCCCTCGCCACCCGGGTGAAGGTGCAGTTCCTCGAAGTGGACGGTCCGCAGACGGCGGAGAACGCGGAGACCTTCCTCGCCAGTCTCGTGCAGGGCCGCTGCGACGTGATGCTGCTGGTCGGCGAGGCGCCGGTGGACGCGGTGGCCGCCACGGCGGCGCGGTTCCCGGCCGCGCGGTTCGTCGCCTTCGGCGCCGCGTCGCCGGGCCCCAACGTGTCCGTGGTGGACGCCACCGACCCGGCGGCGGTGCAGCGGGAGGCCCGGGATCGGGTGAGCGCACTGGCCTCCGCAAAGGACTGA
- a CDS encoding HNH endonuclease, with the protein MDAVLVVNADLGPLHRVTVQHAIRMLCRRVAEIHEAEPDQVIGVFPMPRVVRLVRYVVTRWRLRAGPAWSRAGVLRRDGRCCAYCGAPASTIDHILPRSRGGRNTWRNTTAACYACNQRKGDRTPAEAGMPLRREPVVPSWAALAGR; encoded by the coding sequence GTGGATGCCGTCCTCGTCGTCAACGCCGACCTCGGCCCGTTGCACCGGGTCACCGTCCAGCACGCCATCCGGATGCTCTGTCGCCGGGTGGCCGAGATCCACGAGGCCGAGCCCGACCAGGTGATCGGGGTCTTCCCGATGCCCCGGGTGGTCCGGCTCGTCCGGTACGTCGTCACCCGCTGGCGGTTGCGCGCCGGACCGGCGTGGTCCCGCGCGGGGGTGTTGCGGCGCGACGGCCGGTGCTGCGCGTACTGCGGCGCGCCGGCGAGCACCATCGACCACATCCTGCCCCGCTCGCGCGGCGGCCGGAACACCTGGCGGAACACCACCGCCGCCTGCTACGCGTGCAACCAGCGCAAGGGCGACCGGACGCCGGCCGAGGCGGGCATGCCGCTGCGCCGCGAGCCGGTCGTCCCGAGCTGGGCCGCGCTCGCCGGGCGGTGA
- a CDS encoding enoyl-CoA hydratase/isomerase family protein codes for MAEAELVVEVSGPVATVVIHNPPRRNAMTPAMWRQLPPLLDEVEADPSVRALVLTGAGDTFCAGADLTDLDELLAAGDGSIAVAAEERLARFAKPTIAAVRGACVGGGCQLAVACDLRIAADDARFGVPPARLGLVYPAPTTRRLARLVGPSAAKHLLFTAELIDAERALRIGLADEVLPGERLAARVAEITATIAQRSPLSVAAAKEIVDDRAAPSRIAWWHRKVADTGEAREGITAVRERRAPGFAWTPPTA; via the coding sequence ATGGCGGAGGCGGAACTCGTCGTCGAGGTGAGCGGGCCGGTGGCGACCGTGGTCATCCACAACCCGCCACGCCGCAACGCGATGACCCCGGCCATGTGGCGGCAACTGCCGCCGCTGCTGGACGAGGTGGAGGCCGACCCGTCGGTCCGCGCGCTGGTGCTCACCGGCGCGGGCGACACCTTCTGCGCCGGTGCCGACCTCACCGACCTGGACGAGCTGCTGGCGGCCGGTGACGGGAGCATCGCGGTGGCCGCCGAGGAGCGGCTGGCCCGGTTCGCCAAGCCGACCATCGCGGCTGTGCGCGGAGCCTGCGTGGGTGGCGGTTGCCAGCTCGCCGTCGCCTGCGACCTGCGGATCGCCGCCGACGACGCCCGGTTCGGCGTGCCGCCGGCCCGGCTCGGCCTGGTCTATCCCGCGCCGACCACCCGTCGGCTGGCCCGGCTGGTCGGCCCGTCCGCCGCGAAGCACCTGCTCTTCACGGCCGAGCTGATCGACGCCGAGCGGGCCCTGCGTATCGGCCTGGCCGACGAGGTGCTGCCCGGGGAGCGGCTCGCCGCCCGGGTCGCGGAGATCACCGCCACGATCGCGCAGCGTTCGCCGCTCAGCGTCGCGGCCGCCAAGGAGATCGTCGACGATCGCGCGGCACCGTCGCGGATCGCCTGGTGGCACCGGAAGGTCGCGGACACCGGCGAGGCACGTGAGGGGATCACGGCCGTCCGCGAACGCCGGGCGCCCGGCTTCGCCTGGACGCCGCCGACCGCTTGA
- a CDS encoding MSMEG_6728 family protein: MQTFLPYPDFLASARTLDQKRLGKQRVETIQVLRGLTWPTYGWRNHPAVKMWAGYEEALTRYGLDMCAVWVEPGRADTCATTMALDLATACGVETVRTQDELAAAGELPPWLGREDLHRSHRSSLVRKDPAHYRPIFGDVPDDLEYVWPASDRERRCLTPPP; this comes from the coding sequence ATGCAGACGTTCCTCCCGTACCCGGACTTCCTGGCCAGCGCCCGGACGCTGGACCAGAAGCGGCTGGGCAAGCAACGGGTGGAGACGATCCAGGTGCTGCGCGGGTTGACGTGGCCGACGTACGGGTGGCGCAACCACCCCGCGGTGAAGATGTGGGCCGGGTACGAGGAGGCGCTGACCCGGTACGGGCTGGACATGTGCGCGGTGTGGGTGGAGCCGGGCCGGGCCGACACCTGTGCCACCACCATGGCCCTCGACCTCGCCACCGCCTGCGGGGTCGAGACCGTCCGCACCCAGGACGAGCTGGCCGCCGCCGGTGAGCTGCCGCCCTGGCTGGGCCGGGAGGACCTGCACCGCAGTCACCGGTCGTCGCTGGTCCGCAAGGACCCGGCGCACTACCGGCCGATCTTCGGCGACGTGCCGGACGACCTGGAGTACGTCTGGCCCGCCTCCGACCGGGAACGCCGCTGCCTGACGCCGCCCCCGTGA
- a CDS encoding DUF998 domain-containing protein: MTEAITFHPARPARAVGRSRRLLVGGVLAGPIFVGSALVQGLTRDGFDFRRHPVSVLSTGDLGWIQIATFLATGLLTIGGAGALRRTEPVGAVRLSRLLTLYGVGLVGAGLFSADPVDGFPAGTPRGAGQISWHGGLHFVAAAVGFVALIMATVLVARRAVRAGDRAWATLSLATGAYFAVAWVALIVRPGPVTMVGFGLAVLASWAWVTATLTRAARAGTT; encoded by the coding sequence GTGACCGAGGCCATCACGTTCCACCCCGCGCGACCGGCGCGGGCCGTCGGCCGGAGTCGGCGCCTGCTGGTCGGCGGCGTGCTGGCGGGCCCGATCTTCGTGGGCTCCGCCCTCGTCCAGGGGCTCACCCGGGACGGCTTCGACTTCCGGCGGCACCCCGTGAGCGTCCTGAGCACCGGCGACCTCGGCTGGATCCAGATCGCCACGTTCCTGGCCACCGGGCTGCTCACCATCGGGGGCGCGGGGGCGCTGCGCCGCACGGAGCCGGTCGGCGCGGTCCGGCTGTCCCGGCTGCTCACCCTCTACGGCGTGGGACTGGTCGGCGCCGGCCTGTTCAGCGCCGACCCGGTGGACGGTTTCCCCGCCGGTACGCCCCGCGGTGCCGGGCAGATCAGCTGGCACGGCGGGCTGCACTTCGTCGCCGCGGCGGTCGGCTTCGTTGCGCTGATCATGGCCACCGTGCTGGTCGCCCGCCGAGCGGTCCGCGCCGGTGACCGCGCGTGGGCGACGCTGAGCCTGGCCACCGGGGCGTACTTCGCGGTCGCCTGGGTCGCCCTGATCGTCCGGCCGGGGCCGGTGACCATGGTCGGCTTCGGGCTCGCGGTGCTGGCCAGCTGGGCCTGGGTGACGGCCACTCTCACCCGGGCGGCCCGGGCCGGCACCACCTGA
- a CDS encoding NAD-binding protein, translated as MGEPWRDRARRAVEWNWRLRSAGDPRPHYVVCGRDALAYYVAKTLLETELPAGGARVTVVVPERHRANGPDAATLRGVRVIRSDRLDEATFRAAGLVGAAGLALLHQDDVGNLHAALCAQAVDQQVRQVLRMFNGTLADGVRTLLKARVEVLSDAEMAAPAFVAAALGEVDPSHFQHRDRTLRVARRADVREQDVVCGLADLTDPHRVVLLPADQAAADLVLAEATGQPPGTEVAARRLVRARRRRRPVTVVMRAVRGFATRKIGIAVMLVLGLIAVLGALISQAEGVSPAEALYLTLVTTLSGADPDTTKPPDAQVMQVVLNLAGLALIPLITAVVVDGIVNARLALHTGRLQPARSGHVVVVGLGNVGTRVMAQLREYDVEVVAIDKDPEPRGGALARQLEVPLITGDAALPETLESASVADCQALVVVSTDDVANLESALAARDLRRDLRVVLRLFDGDFAGRVEEAFGLGVSRSVSYLAAPAFIGALTERAVIATIPVGRHALPVAEVPVAVGSELDGRPLSAVSRAGQVRVIARTPAGGARTIWWRDLDPRQVIFAGDRLTVVARRAGLDWLTRQCAPPATPTPGGVPAARAGALPRDTMPVAAAPPQTTPPVSGAVAGVGPASAGAPPNGAPIPGPVTPPPSPLAESQVDGPADDDPTAEPARHSG; from the coding sequence ATGGGGGAGCCGTGGCGGGATCGCGCGCGACGGGCGGTCGAGTGGAACTGGCGGCTCCGGTCCGCCGGTGACCCCCGCCCGCACTACGTCGTCTGCGGCCGGGACGCGCTGGCCTACTACGTGGCCAAGACGCTGTTGGAGACGGAGCTGCCGGCCGGTGGTGCCCGGGTCACGGTGGTCGTGCCGGAGCGGCACCGGGCCAACGGGCCGGACGCGGCCACGCTGCGCGGCGTGCGGGTGATCCGCTCCGACCGGCTCGACGAGGCGACGTTCCGCGCGGCCGGCCTGGTCGGGGCGGCGGGGCTGGCCCTGCTGCACCAGGACGACGTCGGCAACCTGCACGCCGCGCTCTGCGCCCAGGCGGTCGACCAGCAGGTCCGTCAGGTGCTCCGGATGTTCAACGGCACCCTGGCCGACGGTGTGCGTACGCTGCTCAAGGCCCGGGTCGAGGTGCTCTCCGACGCCGAGATGGCCGCGCCGGCGTTCGTCGCGGCGGCGCTCGGTGAGGTCGACCCGAGCCACTTCCAGCACCGGGACCGCACGCTGCGGGTCGCCCGTCGGGCCGACGTACGCGAGCAGGACGTGGTCTGCGGCCTGGCCGACCTGACCGATCCGCACCGGGTGGTGCTGCTGCCGGCCGACCAGGCGGCGGCCGACCTGGTGCTCGCCGAGGCGACGGGGCAGCCCCCGGGCACCGAGGTCGCGGCGCGCCGGCTGGTGCGGGCGCGGCGCCGACGCCGGCCGGTCACGGTGGTGATGCGGGCGGTCCGGGGCTTCGCCACCCGCAAGATCGGCATCGCGGTGATGCTGGTGCTTGGGCTGATCGCCGTGCTGGGGGCGTTGATCTCCCAGGCGGAGGGGGTCTCGCCGGCCGAGGCGCTCTACCTCACCCTGGTCACCACGCTCAGCGGCGCCGACCCGGACACGACCAAACCCCCGGACGCCCAGGTCATGCAGGTGGTGCTCAACCTCGCCGGCCTGGCCCTGATCCCGCTGATCACCGCCGTCGTCGTCGACGGCATCGTCAACGCCCGGCTGGCCCTGCACACCGGCCGGCTGCAGCCGGCCCGCTCCGGGCACGTGGTGGTGGTCGGCCTCGGCAACGTGGGGACGCGGGTCATGGCCCAGCTCCGCGAGTACGACGTCGAGGTCGTCGCGATCGACAAGGACCCGGAGCCCCGCGGTGGCGCCCTGGCCCGGCAGTTGGAGGTGCCGCTGATCACCGGCGACGCCGCGCTGCCGGAGACGCTGGAGTCCGCCTCGGTCGCCGACTGCCAGGCCCTGGTGGTGGTGTCCACGGACGACGTGGCCAACCTGGAGTCGGCCCTGGCCGCCCGCGACCTCCGCCGGGACCTGCGGGTGGTGCTCCGGCTCTTCGACGGCGACTTCGCGGGGCGGGTCGAGGAGGCGTTCGGCCTCGGCGTGTCCCGCTCGGTCTCCTACCTGGCCGCGCCCGCCTTCATCGGTGCGCTGACCGAGCGCGCGGTCATCGCGACGATCCCGGTCGGCCGGCACGCGCTCCCGGTCGCCGAGGTGCCGGTGGCCGTCGGGTCCGAGTTGGACGGCCGTCCGCTGAGCGCGGTGTCCCGGGCCGGTCAGGTGCGGGTCATCGCGCGTACGCCCGCCGGTGGGGCGCGGACGATCTGGTGGCGGGACCTGGACCCCCGGCAGGTCATCTTCGCGGGCGACCGGCTGACGGTGGTGGCCCGCCGGGCCGGGCTGGACTGGTTGACCCGGCAGTGCGCCCCGCCCGCGACACCCACCCCGGGCGGCGTGCCGGCGGCCCGGGCGGGCGCCCTCCCCCGGGACACGATGCCGGTGGCCGCCGCGCCGCCGCAGACCACGCCGCCGGTCTCCGGTGCGGTGGCCGGCGTCGGACCGGCATCGGCCGGCGCCCCGCCCAACGGGGCACCGATCCCGGGCCCGGTCACGCCGCCGCCGAGCCCCCTCGCCGAGAGCCAGGTCGACGGTCCCGCTGACGACGACCCGACGGCGGAGCCCGCCCGGCACTCGGGCTGA